Proteins encoded together in one Pontiella desulfatans window:
- the acs gene encoding acetate--CoA ligase, translated as MADRSSVSQLFAPPARVSDGSFYPSHGSYEKMYAQSLENPEAFWGSQAEVQIDWFHQFTQVSDCDLASGMVAWFLGGKLNVCHNCVDRHLSIRGDKVAILWEGDEPGDVRKITYRELHREVCRLANVLRHNGIRKGDRVAIYMPMIPEAAFAMLACARIGAVHSVVFAGFSAEALRDRIQDARCKAVITADEGRRGKKTIPLKRPVDEAVMACPTVEHVFMVRHTESKVPFYEPRDIDLGEAMKNERPYCPVEHMDSEDTLFLLYTSGSTGKPKGISHTSAGYLLYAMLTHRYVFDYREDDVFACVADIGWITGHSYVVYGPLANGATTVMFESIPTYPDAGRYWDMVERHRITQFYTAPTAIRAIARLGDEFVKRYDRSSLRVLGSVGEPINPESWNWYYNVVGEGRCNIVDTWWQTETGGIMITPLPGATHTKPGSATFPFFGIVPVLLDDQGNEIEGNGVSGLLAIKSPWPSMARTIQGDHRRFAQTYLDPFPGYYLTGDGCRRDEDGYYWITGRVDDVINVSGHRMGTAEVESALVSHPGCAEAAVVGFPHEIKGQGIFAYVILKEGFDADAELIGELRNEVRTHIGPIAVPDQILITPGLPKTRSGKIMRRILRKIASQETGELGDISTLADPSVVELLIEKRKGL; from the coding sequence ATGGCAGATCGATCCAGCGTTTCGCAACTCTTTGCTCCGCCGGCCCGGGTAAGTGACGGCTCCTTCTATCCCTCCCACGGCAGCTACGAAAAAATGTATGCCCAGAGCCTGGAAAACCCGGAAGCGTTCTGGGGAAGCCAGGCCGAAGTCCAGATTGATTGGTTCCACCAATTCACGCAGGTGAGCGATTGCGACCTGGCCAGCGGCATGGTGGCTTGGTTTCTCGGTGGAAAGCTCAACGTCTGCCACAACTGCGTGGATCGGCACCTTTCCATCCGCGGCGACAAGGTGGCCATTCTTTGGGAAGGCGACGAACCCGGCGACGTGCGGAAAATCACCTATCGCGAGCTGCACCGGGAGGTTTGCCGGCTGGCCAATGTGCTGCGTCACAATGGCATCCGTAAAGGTGACCGCGTGGCGATCTATATGCCGATGATTCCGGAGGCGGCCTTCGCCATGCTGGCCTGCGCCCGGATCGGGGCGGTGCATAGCGTGGTCTTTGCCGGCTTCAGCGCAGAGGCGCTTCGCGACCGCATCCAGGATGCGCGCTGCAAGGCGGTCATCACGGCCGACGAAGGGCGGCGCGGCAAAAAGACCATTCCCCTGAAGCGTCCGGTGGACGAAGCGGTGATGGCCTGCCCGACCGTCGAGCATGTGTTCATGGTTCGCCACACCGAAAGCAAGGTTCCGTTCTATGAGCCACGCGATATCGACCTCGGCGAAGCCATGAAAAACGAGCGCCCCTATTGCCCGGTCGAGCACATGGATTCGGAGGATACCCTCTTCCTGCTCTATACGTCCGGATCAACCGGAAAGCCGAAGGGCATCTCCCATACGAGCGCGGGATATCTGCTCTATGCCATGCTGACCCATCGCTATGTTTTCGACTATCGCGAGGACGATGTTTTTGCCTGTGTGGCCGACATTGGGTGGATCACCGGGCACAGCTATGTGGTCTACGGCCCGTTGGCGAATGGGGCAACGACGGTCATGTTTGAATCGATTCCAACCTATCCCGATGCCGGCCGCTACTGGGACATGGTTGAACGGCACAGGATTACCCAGTTCTATACCGCCCCGACCGCCATCCGCGCCATCGCCCGCCTCGGCGACGAATTCGTGAAACGGTACGACCGCTCCAGCCTGCGCGTGCTCGGCAGCGTGGGCGAGCCGATCAACCCCGAGAGCTGGAACTGGTATTACAACGTGGTTGGGGAGGGGCGCTGCAATATTGTGGATACCTGGTGGCAGACGGAAACCGGCGGCATCATGATCACGCCCTTGCCCGGGGCCACGCACACCAAGCCGGGGTCGGCGACCTTCCCGTTCTTCGGCATCGTGCCGGTGCTGCTGGACGACCAAGGCAACGAGATCGAGGGCAACGGGGTGTCCGGCCTCTTGGCCATCAAGAGTCCGTGGCCCTCCATGGCGCGCACCATCCAGGGCGACCACCGGCGCTTTGCCCAAACCTACCTCGATCCATTCCCCGGCTATTATCTGACCGGCGATGGTTGCCGGCGCGATGAGGATGGCTACTATTGGATTACCGGCCGCGTGGACGATGTCATCAATGTGTCCGGGCACCGCATGGGGACGGCCGAAGTTGAAAGCGCGCTCGTCAGCCATCCTGGCTGCGCCGAGGCCGCCGTGGTTGGCTTCCCCCACGAGATCAAGGGGCAGGGCATTTTTGCCTACGTCATCCTCAAGGAGGGCTTCGATGCCGATGCCGAGCTGATCGGCGAGCTGCGCAACGAGGTGCGGACCCACATTGGCCCCATCGCCGTTCCCGACCAGATCCTGATCACACCCGGCCTGCCGAAAACGCGTTCCGGCAAAATCATGCGCCGCATTCTGCGCAAGATCGCCAGCCAGGAAACCGGGGAGCTGGGCGATATCTCGACGCTGGCCGATCCATCCGTCGTCGAACTTTTGATCGAGAAGCGAAAGGGGCTATGA
- the infA gene encoding translation initiation factor IF-1: MAKEEAIEAEGVVKKVLPATMYRVELENGHEILAHISGKMRKHFIRIAVGDRVTVEISPYDLEKGRITFRHRN; the protein is encoded by the coding sequence ATGGCGAAAGAAGAAGCAATCGAAGCAGAAGGCGTGGTTAAAAAAGTACTGCCCGCCACCATGTACCGTGTCGAATTGGAAAACGGGCACGAAATTCTCGCGCACATTTCCGGGAAAATGCGCAAGCATTTCATCCGTATTGCCGTCGGCGACCGCGTGACCGTCGAAATTTCCCCCTACGATTTGGAAAAGGGACGCATCACGTTCCGCCACCGCAACTAG
- a CDS encoding sodium-dependent transporter, producing MSQRSLWGSKVGFLLAAIGSAVGLGNIWRFGYMAYENGGGAFLVPYVVALLLAGIPLMILEYTLGHREKAAPPLAFARIDRRWETIGWWMPTIAFFGINLFYAAVIGWCMNYFCFSVNQAWGADTGDFFMNTFLQVSDSPFELGGIRWPILAGTVLTWVISWAICFREVNHGIEKASMIFMPLLVVLTLVLIGWALRLEGAWPAIKEHYLTARWDKINPFTASGSKVWVEAFGQIFFTLSLGFGIMIAYASYLPKKTDIVGNALITSVLNCLYSFLTGFAVFGTIGFMAASKGVPFAEAITSGPGLAFVVYPEAINQLPTGQTIFGMLFFLVLIMAGLSSAISLVEAFCCSLIDKFDFDRKKTVTWVCVLGCLGSVVFTTRAGLWILDIVDHFVNNYGLVTGGIFECLLVGWVLKAAIARKHVDQAGGVKLNKGWEILVKFVTPAILILVIGFALYSEFSENYGGYSTIALLVIGLGWLIAALIISFILMRYPWSGAKLGREHEPEEDHLLV from the coding sequence ATGTCTCAGCGGAGTCTGTGGGGAAGCAAGGTCGGTTTCCTGCTGGCCGCCATTGGATCGGCGGTCGGGCTCGGGAACATCTGGCGTTTCGGCTACATGGCCTACGAAAACGGAGGCGGCGCCTTCCTGGTTCCCTACGTGGTCGCCCTCCTGCTCGCCGGCATTCCGCTGATGATCCTCGAATACACCCTGGGGCACCGCGAAAAGGCGGCACCGCCCCTGGCCTTCGCCCGCATCGACCGCCGCTGGGAAACGATCGGGTGGTGGATGCCCACCATCGCCTTCTTCGGCATCAACCTCTTCTATGCCGCCGTCATCGGCTGGTGCATGAACTATTTCTGTTTTTCCGTGAACCAGGCGTGGGGCGCGGATACGGGCGACTTTTTCATGAACACCTTCCTGCAGGTGTCCGATTCGCCGTTCGAGCTCGGCGGCATCCGCTGGCCGATCCTGGCCGGCACCGTCCTGACGTGGGTCATTAGCTGGGCCATCTGCTTTCGCGAGGTGAACCATGGCATCGAGAAAGCCTCGATGATCTTCATGCCGTTGCTGGTGGTGCTCACGCTGGTGCTCATCGGTTGGGCGTTGCGTTTGGAAGGGGCCTGGCCCGCCATCAAGGAGCACTATCTCACCGCCCGGTGGGACAAGATCAATCCATTCACCGCCTCCGGCAGCAAGGTCTGGGTGGAGGCGTTCGGGCAAATCTTTTTCACGCTTTCGCTCGGTTTCGGCATCATGATTGCCTACGCCAGCTATCTGCCCAAAAAGACCGACATTGTCGGCAACGCCCTGATCACGTCGGTGCTCAACTGCCTCTATTCTTTCCTGACGGGCTTCGCCGTCTTCGGCACCATCGGCTTCATGGCCGCCTCCAAGGGCGTACCGTTCGCCGAGGCCATCACGAGCGGCCCCGGCCTCGCGTTCGTGGTCTATCCCGAGGCCATCAACCAGCTGCCCACCGGGCAAACCATCTTCGGCATGCTCTTTTTCCTGGTGCTGATCATGGCCGGCCTCTCCTCCGCCATTTCGTTGGTCGAGGCCTTCTGCTGCTCCCTGATTGATAAATTTGATTTTGACCGCAAAAAGACCGTCACGTGGGTTTGTGTGCTGGGTTGCCTCGGCAGCGTGGTCTTCACCACCCGCGCCGGCTTGTGGATCCTCGATATCGTCGATCACTTCGTCAACAACTATGGCCTCGTCACCGGCGGCATCTTCGAATGCCTGTTGGTCGGATGGGTGCTCAAGGCCGCCATCGCACGGAAACATGTGGACCAGGCGGGGGGCGTCAAATTGAACAAAGGCTGGGAAATCCTGGTCAAGTTCGTCACTCCGGCCATTCTGATTTTGGTAATCGGCTTTGCGCTCTACAGCGAATTTTCCGAAAACTATGGCGGCTATTCCACCATCGCGCTTCTCGTCATCGGCCTGGGCTGGCTGATCGCCGCCCTGATCATTTCCTTCATCCTCATGCGCTATCCTTGGAGCGGCGCCAAACTCGGCCGCGAGCACGAGCCCGAGGAAGACCACCTGTTGGTCTAG
- a CDS encoding type IV toxin-antitoxin system AbiEi family antitoxin domain-containing protein has protein sequence MKAYIDHFVEELLSTGRYSFSRSEISARFDVGDDALRQSLHRLARAGKIQPLRGGFYVIVPPEYKSRGMLPPEMIIDDLMRHIGRTYYVGLLSASALHGAAHQQPQSFATIISKPSIRSIQVQGLNLVFPVKSVLPSMGIEKRKSPSGYFELSSPELTAIDLLIYYRQCGGVAAVVPVLEELIELMDGVRLARMIGVDIHTAPVQRLGFILDVVLGEGELGAAVMSVLEKRDYFHIPLVPGVKNGNCPIDSKWKINVNADLEDEL, from the coding sequence ATGAAGGCGTATATAGACCATTTTGTTGAAGAGCTGTTATCCACCGGTCGGTACAGTTTTTCGCGCTCCGAAATCAGTGCCCGTTTCGATGTTGGCGACGATGCGTTGCGGCAATCCCTTCATCGCTTGGCACGGGCGGGAAAGATCCAGCCTCTTCGGGGTGGTTTCTATGTCATTGTCCCGCCTGAGTACAAAAGTCGGGGCATGTTGCCGCCTGAGATGATAATTGATGACTTAATGCGTCATATCGGTCGCACATATTATGTTGGCCTTCTATCAGCCTCGGCATTGCACGGTGCTGCGCATCAGCAACCTCAGAGCTTTGCAACCATCATTTCAAAGCCATCGATCCGTTCCATACAGGTTCAGGGACTCAATCTGGTTTTTCCTGTTAAGTCGGTCCTTCCATCAATGGGCATTGAAAAGAGAAAGTCGCCCTCGGGCTATTTCGAGCTCTCTTCTCCGGAGCTGACCGCAATAGACCTACTCATCTATTATCGCCAATGCGGCGGAGTTGCGGCTGTTGTTCCTGTGCTTGAAGAACTCATTGAACTGATGGACGGGGTGCGGCTTGCAAGGATGATCGGGGTAGATATCCATACCGCTCCCGTTCAGCGTCTGGGTTTTATTCTGGATGTGGTCCTTGGAGAAGGTGAATTGGGAGCGGCGGTGATGAGTGTGTTGGAAAAACGGGATTATTTCCACATTCCCCTCGTTCCTGGAGTGAAAAACGGCAATTGCCCGATTGATTCCAAGTGGAAGATAAACGTCAATGCCGATCTGGAGGATGAACTTTGA
- a CDS encoding nucleotidyl transferase AbiEii/AbiGii toxin family protein, with protein MIPRAYITHWKQHAPWISDAQVEQDLVISRALVDIYSDKLLSNSLAFRGGTALHKLYFSPAPRYSEDIDLVQIRPEPIGAVIDRLREVLNYLEPPNIKQKDRNTTLIFRFETEVEPVIRMRLKVEINCREHDFVFGSIKKDYDVDSPWFSGMAELTTFELEELLATKVRALYQRRKGRDLFDLWYADQKADIDWPRVMDAFRTIMTNDGTPVTNRQLQLNLEEKVNHPDFLADIRNLLRPELAIELEDMNLNFLGITNE; from the coding sequence TTGATTCCCCGCGCCTATATAACCCATTGGAAACAGCATGCGCCTTGGATCAGCGATGCACAGGTTGAGCAGGATCTCGTCATCTCCCGCGCACTAGTTGATATATATTCCGATAAGCTGCTGTCAAACTCCTTGGCCTTTCGTGGCGGAACGGCACTACACAAGCTCTATTTTTCTCCCGCACCGCGATATTCGGAGGACATCGATCTGGTTCAGATCCGTCCCGAACCCATCGGAGCTGTCATAGACCGCTTACGTGAAGTGCTTAACTATTTAGAACCTCCTAATATCAAGCAGAAGGATCGAAATACAACACTCATCTTTCGTTTTGAAACCGAGGTGGAACCGGTGATCCGAATGCGGTTGAAGGTCGAGATTAACTGCCGGGAACACGACTTTGTATTTGGATCCATCAAAAAAGACTATGACGTGGACTCACCGTGGTTTTCCGGGATGGCGGAGCTAACCACGTTTGAGCTGGAGGAACTGCTCGCCACCAAGGTTCGCGCGCTCTACCAGCGCCGAAAGGGGCGCGACTTGTTCGATCTCTGGTACGCAGATCAAAAGGCCGACATCGACTGGCCGCGTGTCATGGATGCATTCCGTACGATCATGACGAACGACGGCACCCCCGTCACCAACCGCCAGCTACAGCTCAATCTCGAGGAGAAGGTCAACCACCCCGACTTCCTCGCAGACATCCGAAACCTGCTGAGGCCGGAACTCGCAATAGAGCTTGAGGACATGAACCTGAATTTTCTTGGGATTACGAATGAATAA
- a CDS encoding DNA adenine methylase has translation MNNAAPTIDLKDFPTTRYRGSKRKMLPWMQNHLSGLEYGSVLDLFGGTGSVSFMFKQMGKRVVYNDHLQFNHLIGKALIENDNVHFPEAEINNLFTGVPETDFIRNNFKGIYYTEDENCELEVVAGNIRKLRAGSYKQALAYYALFQACLVKRPFNLFHRANLSIRLAKVDRNFGNKTTWERPFEELMTRYIKEINSAVFVGKEKCRSTCFDALDAPVNVDLVYIDPPYLFNTRGNETSDYLRCYHFLEGLARFSEWESLIDRETINFRMAPEQKNRWIDKESIYESYDLLFEKFRDSIIAISYKKGGIPSVEFLRKQLKRHGRRVSTKTCHYKYALNHQNGNASKNREVLFIAE, from the coding sequence ATGAATAACGCTGCTCCAACCATAGACCTTAAAGATTTCCCAACGACTCGTTATCGTGGGAGCAAGCGGAAAATGCTTCCTTGGATGCAGAACCATCTTTCAGGGTTGGAGTATGGCAGTGTGCTTGATCTGTTTGGTGGTACGGGAAGTGTTAGCTTTATGTTTAAGCAAATGGGGAAAAGGGTGGTCTATAATGACCATTTACAGTTCAACCATTTGATAGGAAAAGCCCTGATTGAAAATGACAACGTCCATTTCCCCGAGGCAGAAATCAACAATCTTTTTACCGGGGTTCCGGAAACGGATTTCATCCGCAATAACTTCAAGGGCATCTATTACACGGAGGATGAAAACTGCGAATTAGAGGTCGTTGCTGGAAATATCCGTAAGCTTAGGGCGGGATCTTATAAACAAGCGCTCGCCTATTATGCTCTTTTCCAGGCGTGTCTTGTTAAGCGACCTTTCAATCTTTTTCATCGCGCAAACCTTAGCATCCGCTTGGCCAAGGTGGATCGAAATTTCGGAAACAAGACCACTTGGGAGCGGCCCTTCGAGGAGTTGATGACACGATACATTAAGGAAATCAACAGCGCCGTTTTTGTTGGCAAGGAGAAGTGCCGATCAACTTGTTTTGACGCTCTGGATGCCCCTGTGAATGTAGATCTCGTATATATTGATCCCCCGTACCTGTTTAACACGAGAGGCAATGAAACGTCAGACTATCTCCGTTGCTACCATTTTCTAGAGGGGCTGGCGCGGTTTTCGGAATGGGAATCACTGATTGATCGCGAGACGATTAATTTCCGGATGGCACCTGAACAGAAAAATCGATGGATTGACAAGGAGAGCATCTATGAATCCTATGATTTGCTCTTTGAGAAGTTCCGGGATAGCATAATTGCCATCTCGTATAAAAAAGGCGGGATACCATCCGTCGAATTCCTGCGCAAGCAACTGAAAAGGCATGGGCGGAGGGTTAGTACGAAAACATGCCACTATAAATATGCATTAAATCATCAGAACGGAAATGCCTCAAAAAATAGGGAAGTATTGTTTATCGCCGAATAA
- a CDS encoding phospholipase D-like domain-containing protein, translated as MMVFKKTYSLISGFLNIYWESVVLGVVLVTALILFILYRQSDETSAPLLSGFLTGCVILLLQLCFDLRKSKELLKLKQLRIKRILPYREGKGFYESLVAEANHSIDCAGITMSRFVDDFAHPRRGDSQALLQALERGVNVRFLVPHENYLSEADKVRASKSIERITQIAAETRTGTIEMRVFNHSPAHSIFISDDDCLLGPVFPDVVSKDSPAVHTLKKSSFAKPYIEYFESEWGNANSI; from the coding sequence ATGATGGTGTTTAAGAAAACGTATAGTTTAATATCTGGATTCTTGAATATATATTGGGAATCTGTCGTTCTGGGGGTGGTGTTAGTAACTGCTCTAATATTATTTATTCTTTACCGTCAGAGTGACGAAACATCTGCTCCATTGCTGTCAGGGTTTCTCACGGGGTGCGTAATTCTTTTGCTACAACTGTGCTTTGATTTGCGGAAGAGCAAGGAGTTGTTAAAGCTTAAGCAGTTGAGGATTAAGCGAATCCTTCCTTATCGTGAGGGAAAGGGTTTTTACGAGTCACTGGTGGCTGAGGCAAATCATTCGATTGATTGTGCGGGCATAACGATGTCGAGGTTTGTTGATGATTTTGCTCATCCTCGCAGAGGAGATTCCCAGGCTTTATTGCAAGCTCTTGAACGCGGTGTAAACGTGCGCTTTTTGGTTCCACATGAAAACTATTTATCCGAAGCAGATAAAGTACGAGCTTCAAAATCTATAGAACGAATAACCCAAATAGCAGCAGAGACAAGAACTGGAACAATAGAGATGCGCGTCTTCAATCATTCACCTGCACATAGCATATTCATATCAGATGATGATTGTCTTTTGGGTCCGGTATTCCCCGATGTAGTAAGCAAAGATTCTCCGGCTGTTCATACTCTTAAGAAAAGTAGTTTTGCTAAACCTTATATAGAATATTTCGAGAGTGAATGGGGTAATGCAAACAGCATTTAG
- a CDS encoding beta-ribofuranosylaminobenzene 5'-phosphate synthase family protein, with product MQTAFSVICPSRLHLSLIGMGHAGYRVNGGIGFALNAPSLDIQFSISSEPGIDIQDVREFPFETIQIQQLQALLGGFISNNKIAQGVRIHVGGSTPTHGGFGSSTAIRLACLEGMSHLFNLEASREELVVASGRGGTSGIGINTYFDGGFVFDVGHAAEGSDFAPSHSRTGHDPSLALIQMPMPQWEIGVCIPRQIPLKTQLEEQHFFRSHCPLPACDIHEILYHSVYGITASVKERDFGRFCGAVRALQRTAWKKGERTLYGERLQQVEDAIYDAGALAVGMSSLGPGLFFLGDDVPTKIEALRKQLPTCEWLSTSVRNSGREVEDG from the coding sequence ATGCAAACAGCATTTAGTGTGATATGTCCTTCCCGTCTACACCTTTCCCTGATCGGAATGGGCCATGCTGGATACCGGGTGAATGGGGGGATTGGTTTTGCGTTGAATGCGCCTTCGTTGGATATTCAGTTCTCCATTTCTTCCGAGCCGGGAATCGATATTCAAGATGTTCGCGAGTTTCCGTTTGAGACGATACAGATCCAGCAACTGCAGGCCTTGCTTGGCGGCTTCATAAGCAACAACAAGATTGCGCAAGGTGTCCGCATTCATGTCGGCGGTTCCACCCCGACACACGGAGGGTTTGGTTCGAGTACGGCGATTCGTTTGGCTTGTCTTGAGGGAATGTCCCATCTGTTCAATTTGGAAGCATCGCGTGAAGAACTTGTTGTGGCATCAGGGCGAGGAGGCACATCGGGTATTGGGATCAATACTTACTTTGATGGCGGGTTTGTTTTTGATGTGGGGCATGCGGCGGAAGGGTCGGATTTTGCCCCGTCGCATTCGAGAACCGGGCATGATCCCTCACTTGCATTGATTCAGATGCCAATGCCCCAATGGGAAATCGGTGTTTGTATTCCCAGGCAGATTCCGCTTAAGACCCAGTTGGAAGAACAGCATTTTTTCCGTAGCCATTGTCCGCTTCCGGCCTGCGACATCCATGAAATCCTGTATCATTCGGTATATGGGATCACGGCTTCTGTAAAAGAACGGGACTTTGGCCGCTTTTGCGGTGCCGTTCGTGCCCTACAGCGCACGGCATGGAAAAAAGGGGAGCGTACGCTTTATGGCGAGCGGCTGCAGCAGGTCGAAGATGCGATTTATGATGCCGGTGCTTTGGCTGTTGGCATGAGCAGCTTGGGGCCGGGACTCTTTTTCCTTGGGGATGATGTTCCAACGAAGATAGAAGCATTACGCAAGCAGCTGCCCACCTGCGAATGGCTTTCAACCTCTGTGCGGAACTCAGGCCGGGAGGTTGAGGATGGCTGA
- a CDS encoding non-canonical purine NTP pyrophosphatase produces the protein MADIYFLTSNLVKLSHARHIARNLDVHIRKQDYYGAAYSEPRIDGREELLDQSLKDGIRRMAGVPMNSQKDDESFLFDQMPLGASYYDSLFFIEDTSVIIHALSSSENEFPGTDVKYWMKETSFDQLDALLKQAGNDRRVTVRSDVCLHIPRPEGLKVGVGESFIRFMGESSGSIVDKEYEFEINPIFPWLDNKTFNKWFVPNGSQVPISMLPIDEATTADFRQQSIGNMFEWLLETGLVQKKKARKVRRGKQALFSFARNHLFLVSGYPCSGKTTIGEYLSRNMGFHHIEASDFMRHAYHQRHGYTSSVPLELFACRILEQFPETVVDGVLSEIDRTDLPDVVITGLRSPDEIRIFKEQYSGAGDVRTVFLEADTAIRYERSDKRGREDALRSLSEFEKRDGLQTDMGLGVVEGESQYRVENNGRFEAFYRQFETVFSLRLTPLDLEKAKFITKYEHNLEGRILLFFLIDELVADEREAYSTTEISKGINRVFTENRFQTEKDNVSRYFNFRSHPYYRAFPDNGVVRFALSATGRSLATKLARVV, from the coding sequence ATGGCTGACATCTATTTTCTGACCTCCAATCTGGTGAAGCTTAGTCATGCCCGGCACATAGCCCGTAATCTGGATGTCCACATCAGGAAGCAGGATTATTACGGTGCGGCCTATTCGGAACCCCGCATTGACGGGCGTGAAGAACTGCTTGACCAGAGCCTTAAAGACGGCATTCGGCGAATGGCCGGTGTGCCGATGAATTCCCAAAAGGACGATGAGTCATTTTTGTTCGATCAAATGCCTCTGGGAGCCAGTTATTACGACTCACTGTTCTTCATTGAAGACACGTCGGTCATCATCCATGCCTTGAGTTCTTCCGAAAACGAGTTCCCCGGTACGGATGTTAAATATTGGATGAAGGAAACCTCTTTCGATCAATTAGACGCTTTGCTGAAACAGGCGGGTAATGATCGAAGGGTTACCGTTCGTTCGGATGTCTGTCTGCATATACCCCGGCCAGAGGGCTTGAAGGTTGGGGTTGGGGAATCCTTTATTCGTTTCATGGGCGAATCGTCGGGAAGCATTGTTGATAAGGAATATGAATTTGAAATCAACCCCATATTCCCTTGGCTCGATAACAAGACGTTTAATAAGTGGTTTGTTCCCAATGGCAGTCAGGTTCCAATCAGTATGCTTCCAATTGACGAGGCCACAACTGCCGATTTCCGTCAGCAATCCATAGGCAACATGTTTGAGTGGTTGTTAGAAACAGGCTTGGTTCAGAAAAAGAAAGCCCGGAAGGTGCGGCGGGGCAAACAAGCACTTTTTTCGTTCGCCCGAAACCATCTGTTTCTGGTGTCGGGGTATCCATGTTCAGGGAAAACCACCATTGGTGAATATTTAAGCCGGAATATGGGATTCCACCACATTGAAGCGAGTGATTTCATGCGGCATGCATATCACCAGCGCCATGGGTATACGTCATCGGTGCCACTGGAGCTTTTTGCTTGTAGAATACTGGAACAATTTCCGGAAACGGTGGTGGATGGTGTTTTATCTGAAATTGACCGAACAGATCTTCCGGATGTTGTTATTACTGGGTTACGTTCGCCTGATGAGATCAGGATTTTCAAGGAACAGTATAGCGGTGCCGGTGATGTTCGGACTGTGTTTCTTGAGGCAGATACGGCCATTCGGTATGAACGAAGCGATAAACGAGGACGTGAGGATGCCCTCCGTTCTCTGAGTGAATTTGAAAAGCGCGATGGATTGCAGACAGACATGGGGCTGGGGGTAGTCGAGGGTGAAAGCCAATACCGTGTGGAAAACAATGGCCGTTTCGAGGCATTCTACAGACAGTTTGAGACGGTTTTTTCTTTGCGCCTAACCCCATTGGACCTGGAGAAAGCGAAATTCATAACCAAGTATGAGCACAACTTGGAGGGGCGTATTCTGTTGTTCTTTCTGATCGATGAGCTTGTGGCTGATGAGCGCGAGGCATATTCAACCACAGAGATATCCAAGGGAATAAATCGAGTATTTACAGAGAATCGATTCCAAACAGAAAAGGATAATGTCAGCCGTTACTTCAATTTTAGAAGCCATCCTTACTATCGAGCGTTTCCCGATAACGGCGTTGTTCGCTTCGCTTTATCCGCTACCGGGAGGAGCCTGGCAACAAAGCTCGCTCGCGTTGTATAG
- the purN gene encoding phosphoribosylglycinamide formyltransferase, with the protein MLKLAIFGSGSGTNCQAIIDAIEAGTLDAEIKCVLADKKDAYILERARKHNIPAIYFDCAPFKTKLDGEAEQNVLKILEEHNVDFIALAGFMRIVKDGLLNAFAGRMINIHPSLLPSFPGLDGGKQAFDYGVKFTGCTVHFVDAGVDTGAVINQRMIAIENDDTLETMMEKLHAQEHIAYPEALQWIAEGRIQLDGRRITLK; encoded by the coding sequence ATGTTGAAATTGGCGATATTCGGATCGGGATCGGGCACCAACTGCCAGGCGATTATTGATGCCATCGAAGCGGGAACGCTGGATGCGGAGATCAAGTGCGTGCTGGCCGACAAGAAGGATGCCTACATTCTCGAACGCGCCCGTAAACACAATATTCCGGCGATCTATTTCGACTGCGCCCCGTTCAAGACCAAGCTCGACGGCGAGGCCGAACAGAACGTGCTGAAGATTCTTGAGGAGCACAATGTCGACTTCATTGCCCTCGCCGGCTTTATGCGGATTGTGAAAGACGGCCTGCTCAACGCATTCGCCGGGCGGATGATCAACATCCACCCCTCCCTGCTACCCAGTTTCCCTGGCCTCGACGGCGGAAAGCAGGCCTTCGACTATGGCGTCAAGTTTACCGGCTGCACCGTCCATTTCGTCGATGCCGGCGTGGACACCGGTGCCGTCATCAACCAAAGGATGATCGCCATCGAAAACGACGACACGCTCGAAACGATGATGGAAAAGCTCCACGCCCAGGAGCACATCGCCTACCCCGAAGCCCTCCAGTGGATCGCCGAGGGGCGGATTCAGTTGGATGGGCGACGGATTACGCTGAAATAA